In Streptococcus dysgalactiae subsp. dysgalactiae, the following are encoded in one genomic region:
- a CDS encoding MarR family winged helix-turn-helix transcriptional regulator, whose amino-acid sequence MSNLDKNSALKAMVVFRKAQRTLDAFGSDVFKNANLTPTQFSVLEVLHTKGSMRINNLIDSLLATSGNMTVVLRNMERNGWISRCKDDKDKRAYLVGLTDQGRALIEDALPKHIKRVEQAFSVLTEVEQKELITLLKKFKNL is encoded by the coding sequence ATGAGTAACCTAGATAAGAATAGTGCCTTAAAAGCCATGGTGGTTTTTCGCAAGGCTCAGCGCACCTTAGATGCCTTTGGATCAGATGTGTTTAAGAATGCTAATTTGACCCCTACCCAGTTTAGTGTGTTAGAGGTTTTACATACCAAAGGGAGTATGCGCATTAATAACCTCATTGACTCCTTGCTGGCAACCTCAGGAAACATGACAGTGGTTTTGCGTAATATGGAGCGAAATGGGTGGATTAGCCGTTGCAAAGATGACAAGGATAAAAGGGCTTATCTTGTGGGGTTGACAGATCAAGGCAGAGCCTTAATTGAAGACGCCCTTCCTAAACACATCAAGCGAGTGGAGCAAGCCTTCTCTGTTTTAACCGAAGTGGAACAGAAAGAATTAATCACTTTATTGAAAAAATTTAAAAACCTATAA
- the rpsO gene encoding 30S ribosomal protein S15 produces the protein MAISKEKKNEIIAQYARHEGDTGSVEVQVAVLTWEINHLNNHIKEHKKDHATYRGLMKKIGHRRNLLAYLRRTDVNRYRELIQSLGLRR, from the coding sequence ATGGCAATCTCAAAAGAGAAAAAAAATGAAATCATCGCTCAATATGCACGTCATGAAGGCGATACTGGTTCAGTAGAAGTTCAAGTTGCAGTTCTTACATGGGAAATCAACCACTTGAACAACCACATCAAAGAACACAAAAAAGACCACGCTACTTACCGTGGATTGATGAAGAAAATCGGTCACCGTCGTAACTTGTTGGCATACCTACGTCGTACAGATGTTAACCGTTACCGTGAGTTGATCCAATCTCTTGGACTTCGTCGTTAA
- a CDS encoding nucleotidyltransferase family protein gives MTDNRFKELIAADKDMMTILTIIATLPLADAWLAAGAIRNFIWNQLAYGIGFDADTDMDVVFFDPSLPYEANQVVEDFLNKEFPNYRWEVRNQAYMHNHCPNTEPYLSTCDAISKYPERCTAIAIRRIDDQLELFAPYGLADILAFECHPTPHFLSDKERLSLYQKRLVAKNWKEKWPQLRYFLD, from the coding sequence ATGACAGATAATCGTTTCAAAGAATTAATAGCAGCAGATAAGGATATGATGACCATTTTAACCATTATTGCAACTCTGCCCTTGGCAGACGCTTGGTTAGCAGCAGGAGCTATTCGGAATTTCATATGGAACCAGTTGGCCTATGGTATTGGTTTTGATGCAGATACTGATATGGATGTGGTGTTTTTTGACCCTAGTTTGCCTTACGAAGCGAATCAGGTTGTCGAAGATTTCCTTAATAAAGAATTTCCAAATTATCGTTGGGAAGTCCGAAATCAAGCTTATATGCACAACCATTGTCCTAATACCGAACCGTACTTATCAACGTGTGATGCCATTTCAAAGTACCCTGAGCGATGCACAGCTATTGCTATTAGGCGGATTGATGACCAGCTGGAATTGTTTGCCCCTTATGGGTTAGCTGATATTCTAGCTTTTGAATGTCACCCGACCCCTCATTTTCTATCAGATAAGGAGCGGCTTTCGCTTTATCAAAAGCGTTTAGTAGCAAAAAACTGGAAAGAGAAGTGGCCACAACTCCGCTATTTTCTTGATTAG
- a CDS encoding proline--tRNA ligase — protein MKQSKMLIPTLREMPSDAQVISHALMVRAGYVRQVSAGIYAYLPLANRTIEKFKTIMREEFEKIGAVEMLAPALLTADLWRESGRYETYGDDLYKLKNRDKSDFILGPTHEETFTTLVRDAVKSYKQLPLNLYQIQAKYRDEKRPRNGLLRTREFIMKDGYSFHPNYDDLDVTYEDYRQAYEAIFTRAGLDFKGIIGDGGAMGGKDSQEFMAITPERTDLDRWVVLDKSIPSLADIPEEVLEEIKAELTAWMISGEDTIAYSSESSYAANLEMATNEYKPSSKVAAEDALTEVETPNCKTIDEVADFLSVDETKTIKTLLFMADNEPVVALLVGNDQVNDVKLKNYLGANFLEPASEDDARAFFGAGFGSLGPVHLAEGSRIVADRKVQDLANAVAGANKDGFHLTGVNPGRDFQAEYVDIREVKEGEMSPDGHGVLQFARGIEVGHIFKLGTRYSDSMGATILDDNGRAVPIVMGCYGIGVSRILSAVIEQHARLFVNKTPKGDYRYAWGINFPKELAPFDVHLITVNVKDQAAQDLTATLEADLMAKGYDVLTDDRNERVGSKFSDSDLIGLPIRVTVGKKAADGIVEIKIKATGDSVEVTADNLIETLEILTKEQ, from the coding sequence ATGAAACAAAGTAAAATGCTTATCCCAACCTTGCGCGAAATGCCAAGTGACGCCCAAGTAATTAGCCACGCGCTTATGGTGCGTGCAGGCTATGTGCGCCAAGTTTCCGCTGGTATCTATGCTTATTTACCACTGGCAAACCGTACCATTGAGAAATTCAAGACCATCATGCGCGAAGAATTTGAGAAAATTGGTGCTGTAGAAATGTTAGCACCAGCCCTTTTGACAGCTGACCTTTGGCGTGAGTCCGGTCGTTATGAGACCTACGGCGACGACCTTTACAAGCTTAAAAACCGTGACAAATCAGACTTTATCTTGGGTCCGACTCATGAAGAAACCTTTACAACCTTGGTGCGTGACGCGGTTAAATCTTACAAACAATTACCACTAAACCTTTACCAAATCCAAGCCAAATACCGTGACGAAAAACGCCCTCGTAATGGCTTGCTTCGCACCCGTGAATTCATCATGAAAGACGGTTATAGTTTCCATCCAAATTACGACGACTTGGATGTGACTTATGAAGATTATCGTCAAGCTTATGAAGCTATTTTTACCAGAGCAGGTCTAGACTTCAAAGGGATTATTGGAGATGGTGGTGCTATGGGTGGTAAGGATTCTCAAGAATTCATGGCCATTACACCAGAACGTACAGACCTTGACCGTTGGGTGGTCTTGGATAAATCTATCCCAAGCCTTGCAGATATTCCAGAAGAGGTTCTAGAAGAGATCAAAGCAGAATTGACAGCTTGGATGATTTCTGGTGAGGATACTATCGCTTACTCTAGTGAATCAAGCTATGCTGCCAACCTCGAGATGGCAACTAATGAATACAAACCATCATCAAAAGTTGCTGCTGAAGATGCCTTGACAGAAGTGGAAACACCAAATTGTAAGACCATTGATGAGGTGGCAGACTTCCTTTCAGTAGATGAAACGAAAACCATCAAAACCTTGCTCTTCATGGCCGACAATGAGCCTGTTGTTGCTTTGTTAGTGGGTAATGACCAAGTTAACGATGTTAAATTGAAAAATTACCTTGGAGCAAACTTCTTAGAGCCAGCTAGCGAAGATGACGCACGTGCCTTCTTTGGTGCAGGTTTTGGCTCACTTGGTCCTGTCCACTTGGCAGAAGGTAGCCGCATCGTGGCTGACCGCAAAGTCCAAGACCTTGCTAATGCCGTTGCAGGAGCCAATAAGGATGGTTTCCATTTGACAGGAGTTAATCCAGGACGTGATTTCCAAGCTGAATATGTTGATATTCGTGAAGTCAAAGAAGGAGAAATGTCTCCGGATGGTCACGGGGTTCTCCAGTTTGCGCGTGGTATTGAAGTTGGCCATATTTTCAAGCTGGGCACTCGCTACTCAGATAGCATGGGAGCAACTATTCTTGATGACAATGGCAGAGCCGTTCCAATTGTCATGGGATGCTATGGTATCGGTGTTAGCCGTATCCTGTCTGCTGTCATTGAACAGCATGCCCGTCTCTTTGTGAACAAGACACCAAAAGGTGATTACCGTTATGCTTGGGGCATTAACTTCCCTAAAGAATTGGCCCCGTTTGATGTGCATTTGATTACGGTTAACGTCAAAGATCAAGCAGCACAAGACCTAACGGCGACATTAGAAGCAGACTTAATGGCTAAAGGCTATGATGTCTTGACAGACGACCGTAACGAACGCGTTGGTTCAAAATTCTCTGATAGTGATTTGATTGGCTTGCCAATTCGTGTCACTGTTGGTAAAAAAGCCGCTGATGGGATCGTGGAAATTAAAATCAAGGCAACTGGAGACAGCGTCGAAGTAACTGCTGATAACCTTATTGAAACCCTTGAAATTTTGACAAAAGAACAATAA
- the def gene encoding peptide deformylase — protein sequence MSAQDKIIKPSHLITMDDIIREGNPTLRAVAKEVTLPLSDEDILLGEKMMQFLKHSQDPVMGEKLGLRAGVGLAAPQIDVSKRIIAVLVPNLPDQEGNPPKEAYSLQEVLYNPKIVSHSVQDAALADGEGCLSVDRVVEGYVVRHARVTVEYFDKTGEKHKIKLKGYNAIVVQHEIDHINGVMFYDRINPTAPFKANDNLLLLD from the coding sequence ATGTCTGCACAAGATAAAATAATTAAACCAAGTCATCTCATTACCATGGATGACATTATTCGTGAAGGGAATCCCACCTTAAGGGCTGTCGCTAAAGAAGTGACTCTTCCCCTAAGTGACGAGGATATTCTCCTAGGAGAAAAAATGATGCAATTCTTGAAGCATTCTCAAGACCCTGTTATGGGAGAGAAGCTAGGCCTTCGAGCGGGTGTTGGTTTGGCCGCACCTCAGATTGATGTGTCAAAACGCATCATCGCTGTGCTAGTCCCTAACCTTCCTGATCAAGAAGGAAACCCTCCAAAAGAAGCTTATAGTTTGCAAGAAGTCCTGTACAATCCTAAAATTGTTTCTCACTCAGTTCAAGATGCTGCTTTAGCTGACGGTGAAGGTTGCCTCTCTGTTGACCGAGTGGTTGAAGGTTACGTCGTGCGTCACGCCCGTGTCACCGTTGAGTATTTTGACAAGACTGGCGAAAAACATAAAATCAAGTTAAAAGGTTATAACGCTATTGTCGTTCAACATGAAATCGATCATATCAACGGAGTCATGTTTTACGATCGTATCAATCCAACAGCTCCTTTCAAAGCTAATGATAATCTATTACTTCTTGACTAA
- a CDS encoding MFS transporter: MVSQKSLIEKISLLSLSLMMVSPFAVSPALPKMIAYYQAQGYQAQSVGILFSLASFAILGVLLIMPFLNRFLSERTTVVVGLLLLAGGGSFPVLNQAYPLVFGSRILLGLGIGLINARAINIISERFSGKERIAMLGYRGSAEVLGSAFLTFLAGYMIPFGWSLAYLIYGFGFVVLALYLLFVPPMISHQAPVASQERQNLSLKQLWQILGLAGYAGFVILVNTSNTLRIPQVIDQGQMGSATQASLILSLMMFMGILAGISFSPLLMLLKDMVMAWVAFVLGLGMLVLWQGDNLFLVAIGALSTGFVYSIGVTYVFHALSERIPSHQLTSATTLVLIGCNLGGGGAALVLQLLSHLSSDLKAVYLIFALASLGLATGLAGYIWFFKKLNKTT, from the coding sequence ATGGTATCCCAAAAATCCCTTATTGAAAAAATAAGCCTCCTCAGTTTGTCCCTGATGATGGTTTCACCTTTTGCAGTGTCACCCGCCCTTCCTAAAATGATTGCTTATTATCAAGCGCAGGGCTATCAGGCGCAGTCTGTGGGAATCCTATTTTCCCTGGCCTCTTTTGCCATTTTAGGGGTTCTTCTCATTATGCCTTTCCTGAATCGTTTTTTGTCTGAACGTACAACAGTTGTAGTGGGGCTCCTTCTTTTGGCAGGTGGTGGAAGTTTTCCTGTTCTCAATCAAGCTTACCCACTTGTGTTTGGCTCACGGATTTTATTAGGGTTAGGTATTGGTCTGATTAACGCTCGCGCGATTAATATTATTAGTGAACGCTTTTCTGGTAAGGAAAGGATAGCCATGTTAGGTTATCGAGGGTCAGCAGAAGTCTTAGGGTCAGCCTTCCTTACTTTTTTGGCGGGTTATATGATTCCTTTTGGCTGGTCTTTGGCTTATTTGATCTATGGCTTTGGGTTTGTTGTTTTAGCACTTTACCTCCTTTTTGTACCTCCTATGATTTCTCATCAAGCTCCAGTAGCGTCACAGGAGCGTCAGAATTTATCACTAAAGCAATTGTGGCAGATTTTAGGGTTGGCCGGTTATGCTGGATTTGTCATTTTAGTCAATACTTCTAATACCTTGCGAATTCCTCAGGTGATCGATCAAGGTCAGATGGGGAGCGCCACACAAGCCAGTTTGATTTTAAGTTTGATGATGTTTATGGGCATTTTGGCTGGCATCAGTTTTAGTCCCCTTCTTATGTTATTAAAAGATATGGTGATGGCTTGGGTTGCTTTTGTTTTAGGTTTGGGCATGTTAGTGTTATGGCAGGGAGACAATCTCTTTTTAGTAGCAATTGGTGCCCTATCAACTGGTTTTGTTTACAGTATCGGAGTGACCTATGTTTTTCATGCTCTCTCGGAAAGAATTCCTAGTCATCAATTGACATCAGCCACGACTCTTGTCTTGATAGGGTGTAATCTGGGCGGCGGTGGTGCTGCTTTGGTTTTGCAGCTTCTATCTCACCTAAGTTCTGATTTAAAAGCCGTCTATCTAATATTTGCACTAGCAAGCCTTGGTTTAGCAACAGGACTTGCAGGTTATATCTGGTTTTTCAAGAAGCTTAATAAGACCACTTAG
- a CDS encoding cyclic nucleotide-binding domain-containing protein — protein MKTISDTKLLAHYLTKHRLEEFFQKNSHPYLQLTHYLKGEAICVQDQELKALYYLVQGNIKIVRRLFNGKEHILETHNGPILIGDIELMTDQKAVTSVIVLDEAYVVQLPLTYKESLLTDADFLYHIGRRLAQNFYKQNITSTTNITYTVKERLASYLIAHENQQEVHLNLTLLADRFGTSYRHLHRVVHQLILQGMIERTFFKTYRIINQQGLLQLSAND, from the coding sequence ATGAAGACGATTTCAGATACTAAATTGTTGGCACACTACTTAACAAAGCATCGGCTGGAGGAATTTTTCCAAAAAAATAGCCACCCATACCTGCAGCTAACCCACTACCTTAAAGGAGAAGCCATTTGTGTGCAAGACCAGGAACTCAAGGCTCTTTATTACTTGGTGCAAGGCAACATCAAAATTGTGCGACGCTTGTTTAATGGTAAAGAACACATTTTAGAAACCCATAACGGACCCATTCTTATCGGCGATATTGAATTAATGACCGATCAAAAAGCAGTGACCTCGGTCATTGTTCTTGATGAAGCTTATGTTGTCCAACTACCACTCACCTATAAAGAAAGCCTACTGACGGATGCAGACTTCCTCTATCATATTGGTCGAAGATTGGCTCAAAACTTTTACAAGCAAAATATCACCTCCACTACTAACATCACCTATACCGTCAAAGAACGTCTAGCCTCTTACCTCATTGCACATGAGAACCAGCAAGAAGTTCATTTAAACCTGACCTTACTGGCTGACCGTTTCGGGACCAGCTATCGCCACCTTCATCGAGTGGTTCATCAGCTCATCCTTCAAGGCATGATTGAGCGAACCTTTTTCAAAACCTATCGGATTATTAATCAGCAGGGCCTGCTTCAATTAAGCGCTAATGACTGA
- a CDS encoding PolC-type DNA polymerase III — MSDLFVKLMEQIEMPLDMRRSSAFSSADIIEVKVHSVSRLWEFHFAFAEILPIATYRELHERLIRTFEAADIKVTFDIQAAQVDYSDDVLQAYYQEAFEHAPCNGASFKSSFSKLKVRYEGDQLIIAAPRFVNNDHFRKNHLPNLVKQFEAFGFGTLTIDMISDQEMTDHLTKDFVSSRQALVEKAVQDNLEAQKSLEAMMPPAEEAVPSHKFDYKERVAQRQAGFEKAVITPMIEIETEENRIVFEGMVFDVERKTTRTGRHIINFKMTDYTSSFALQKWAKDDEELRKFDMIAKGAWLRVQGNIETNPFTKSLTMNVQQVKEIVHHERKDLMPEGQKRVEFHAHTNMSTMDALPTVESLIDTAAKWGHKAVAITDHANVQSFPHGYHRARKAGIKAIFGLEANVVEDKVPISYDPVDMDLHEATYVVFDVETTGLSAMNNDLIQIAASKMFKGNIVEQFDEFIDPGHPLSAFTTELTGITDKHLQGAKPLVTVLKAFQDFCKDSILVAHNASFDVGFMNANYERHDLPKITQPVIDTLEFARNLYPEYKRHGLGPLTKRFQVSLDHHHMANYDAEATGRLLFIFLKDAREKHGIKNLLQLNTDLVAEDSYKKARIKHATIYVQNQVGLKNMFKLVSLSNIKYFEGVPRIPRTVLDAHREGLLLGTACSDGEVFDAVLTKGIDAAVDLAKYYDFIEIMPPAIYQPLVVRELIKDQAGIEQVIRDLIEVGKRANKPVLATGNVHYLEPEEEIYREIIVRSLGQGAMINRTIGRGEGAQPAPLPKVHFRTTNEMLDEFTFLGKDLAYQVVVQNTQDMADRIEEVEVVKGDLYTPYIDKAEETVAELTYQKAFEIYGNPLPDIIDLRIEKELTSILGNGFAVIYLASQMLVNRSNERGYLVGSRGSVGSSFVATMIGITEVNPMPPHYVCPSCQHSEFITDGSVGSGYDLPNKPCPKCGTPYQKDGQDIPFETFLGFDGDKVPDIDLNFSGDDQPSAHLDVRDIFGAEYAFRAGTVGTVAEKTAYGFVKGYERDYGKFYRDAEVDRLAAGAAGVKRTTGQHPGGIVVIPNYMDVYDFTPVQYPADDVTASWQTTHFNFHDIDENVLKLDILGHDDPTMIRKLQDLSGIDPITIPADDPGVMALFSGTEVLGVTPEQIGTPTGMLGIPEFGTNFVRGMVNETHPTTFSELLQLSGLSHGTDVWLGNAQDLIKEGIATLKTVIGCRDDIMVYLMHAGLQPKMAFTIMERVRKGLWLKISEEERNGYIDAMRENNVPDWYIESCGKIKYMFPKAHAAAYVLMALRVAYFKVHHPLMYYCAYFSIRAKAFELKTMSGGLEAVKARMEDISIKRKNNEATNVENDLFTTLEIVNEMLERGFKFGKLDLYKSKATEFQIEGDTLIPPFVALEGLGENVAKQIVKARQEGEFLSKMELRKRGGASSTLVEKMDDMGILGNMPDDNQLSLFDDFF; from the coding sequence ATGTCAGACTTATTCGTTAAATTGATGGAACAGATAGAAATGCCGCTTGACATGAGACGCTCAAGTGCTTTTTCGTCTGCTGATATTATCGAGGTGAAGGTGCATTCGGTATCACGCTTGTGGGAATTTCATTTTGCTTTCGCGGAGATTTTACCGATTGCGACCTATCGTGAACTGCACGAACGTTTGATACGAACCTTTGAGGCGGCTGACATCAAGGTAACTTTTGATATTCAGGCTGCTCAGGTGGATTATTCAGATGATGTGCTTCAAGCTTATTACCAAGAAGCTTTTGAACATGCACCTTGTAATGGGGCTAGTTTTAAGTCCTCTTTCTCAAAACTCAAGGTAAGGTATGAAGGTGATCAACTCATTATTGCAGCCCCGCGTTTTGTTAATAATGATCATTTCAGGAAAAACCACCTGCCTAATTTGGTCAAACAATTTGAAGCCTTTGGTTTTGGCACCTTAACCATTGATATGATATCCGATCAAGAAATGACAGACCATTTAACTAAGGATTTTGTTTCTAGTCGTCAGGCTCTTGTGGAAAAGGCTGTACAGGATAATTTGGAAGCCCAAAAATCCCTTGAGGCCATGATGCCACCGGCTGAAGAAGCGGTACCTTCTCATAAATTTGATTATAAAGAGCGCGTGGCGCAGCGTCAGGCAGGGTTTGAAAAAGCAGTCATCACACCAATGATAGAGATTGAGACCGAAGAAAACCGAATTGTCTTTGAGGGGATGGTTTTTGATGTGGAGCGCAAGACCACTAGGACAGGTCGCCATATCATCAACTTTAAAATGACAGACTATACCTCCTCGTTTGCTCTGCAAAAATGGGCCAAAGACGATGAGGAGCTCCGCAAATTTGATATGATTGCTAAGGGGGCTTGGTTACGGGTACAAGGTAATATTGAGACCAATCCTTTTACGAAGAGTCTCACCATGAATGTCCAACAAGTCAAAGAAATTGTACATCATGAGCGCAAAGACCTGATGCCAGAAGGGCAAAAGCGGGTTGAGTTTCATGCCCACACCAATATGTCTACTATGGATGCTTTGCCAACAGTAGAAAGCTTGATTGATACGGCAGCCAAGTGGGGACACAAGGCGGTTGCCATTACCGACCATGCTAATGTGCAAAGTTTTCCTCATGGCTACCATAGGGCTCGCAAAGCTGGGATTAAGGCTATTTTTGGCCTAGAAGCCAATGTTGTTGAGGACAAGGTGCCTATTTCTTATGATCCTGTTGATATGGATTTGCACGAAGCTACTTATGTGGTCTTTGACGTGGAAACCACAGGTCTATCTGCCATGAATAATGACCTGATTCAGATTGCGGCTTCCAAAATGTTTAAAGGAAATATTGTAGAGCAGTTTGATGAGTTCATTGATCCTGGACATCCTCTTTCTGCCTTTACCACCGAATTGACAGGCATTACCGACAAGCATTTGCAAGGCGCCAAGCCATTGGTTACCGTCCTAAAAGCTTTTCAGGACTTTTGCAAAGATAGTATTTTGGTTGCCCATAACGCCAGTTTTGACGTGGGCTTTATGAACGCCAATTATGAACGCCATGACTTGCCCAAAATCACACAGCCTGTAATTGATACCTTAGAATTCGCAAGAAATTTGTATCCTGAATACAAACGTCACGGTTTGGGACCGCTCACCAAGCGTTTCCAAGTGAGTCTAGACCACCATCATATGGCTAATTACGACGCGGAAGCCACAGGACGTCTTTTGTTTATTTTTCTAAAAGATGCCAGAGAAAAGCATGGCATCAAAAATCTTTTGCAACTCAATACAGATTTGGTAGCTGAGGATTCTTACAAAAAAGCGCGGATTAAGCATGCGACTATCTATGTGCAAAATCAGGTTGGTCTTAAAAACATGTTTAAGCTGGTCAGCCTTTCCAATATCAAATATTTTGAAGGGGTTCCTCGTATTCCAAGAACCGTCTTAGATGCTCACAGAGAGGGGTTGTTACTAGGAACAGCTTGTTCGGATGGGGAAGTTTTTGATGCCGTTCTGACTAAAGGAATTGATGCGGCGGTTGATTTAGCTAAGTATTATGATTTTATCGAAATCATGCCACCAGCCATTTACCAGCCACTGGTTGTCCGTGAATTAATCAAAGATCAAGCAGGTATTGAGCAGGTGATTCGTGATCTTATTGAAGTAGGGAAACGAGCTAATAAACCTGTGCTTGCCACTGGAAATGTGCATTATCTGGAGCCTGAAGAAGAGATTTACCGTGAAATTATTGTGCGTAGTCTCGGTCAGGGTGCCATGATTAACAGAACAATCGGCCGTGGGGAAGGGGCCCAACCTGCTCCTCTACCTAAAGTGCACTTTAGAACAACTAATGAAATGCTGGATGAGTTTACCTTTCTTGGAAAAGACCTCGCTTATCAAGTGGTTGTGCAAAATACTCAGGATATGGCGGATCGCATTGAGGAAGTGGAAGTGGTTAAGGGAGACCTCTATACCCCGTATATCGACAAGGCTGAAGAGACGGTTGCCGAATTAACCTATCAAAAAGCGTTTGAAATTTATGGTAATCCTCTACCAGATATTATCGATTTGCGAATTGAAAAAGAGCTAACCTCTATCTTGGGGAACGGCTTTGCCGTGATTTACCTAGCGTCGCAAATGTTGGTTAACCGCTCAAATGAGCGAGGCTATCTGGTTGGTTCTAGGGGATCTGTTGGGTCTAGCTTTGTGGCAACCATGATTGGGATTACTGAGGTTAATCCTATGCCGCCTCACTACGTTTGCCCGTCTTGCCAACATTCTGAGTTTATCACAGATGGATCAGTTGGATCGGGTTATGATTTGCCTAATAAGCCTTGTCCAAAATGTGGCACCCCTTATCAAAAAGACGGCCAAGATATTCCCTTTGAGACCTTCCTTGGATTTGACGGGGATAAGGTACCGGATATTGATTTGAACTTTTCCGGTGATGATCAGCCGAGTGCCCATTTAGATGTTCGAGATATTTTTGGTGCTGAGTATGCTTTTCGTGCTGGAACCGTAGGTACCGTAGCAGAAAAAACAGCCTATGGGTTTGTTAAAGGCTATGAACGAGACTATGGCAAGTTCTATCGTGATGCTGAAGTGGATCGTCTAGCAGCAGGGGCTGCCGGAGTAAAGCGAACAACTGGGCAGCATCCCGGAGGGATTGTTGTTATTCCTAATTACATGGACGTTTATGACTTTACCCCAGTACAATATCCGGCTGACGATGTAACGGCTTCTTGGCAGACGACTCACTTTAACTTCCACGATATTGATGAGAACGTCTTGAAGCTTGATATTCTGGGGCATGATGATCCGACCATGATTCGTAAACTTCAAGACTTGTCAGGTATTGATCCTATTACTATTCCCGCTGATGATCCAGGTGTTATGGCTCTCTTTTCTGGGACAGAGGTTTTAGGAGTCACTCCAGAACAAATTGGAACACCAACTGGCATGCTCGGCATTCCGGAATTTGGGACCAACTTTGTTCGCGGCATGGTTAACGAAACGCATCCGACCACTTTTTCAGAATTGTTGCAGTTGTCTGGACTATCTCATGGAACCGATGTTTGGCTTGGTAATGCACAAGATTTGATTAAAGAAGGCATTGCGACCCTAAAAACCGTTATCGGTTGTCGTGACGACATCATGGTTTACCTTATGCATGCTGGCTTGCAACCGAAAATGGCCTTTACCATTATGGAGCGTGTGCGTAAGGGCCTATGGCTGAAAATTTCTGAGGAAGAACGTAATGGCTATATTGATGCCATGCGGGAAAATAATGTGCCTGACTGGTACATTGAATCCTGTGGAAAAATCAAGTACATGTTCCCTAAAGCTCATGCGGCAGCTTATGTTTTGATGGCCCTTCGGGTAGCTTACTTCAAGGTGCATCATCCTCTTATGTATTATTGTGCTTACTTCTCTATTCGTGCTAAAGCCTTTGAATTAAAAACCATGAGTGGTGGCTTAGAAGCCGTCAAGGCTCGGATGGAAGATATCAGTATCAAGCGTAAAAATAATGAAGCCACCAATGTGGAAAATGATCTTTTTACCACCCTGGAGATTGTGAATGAGATGCTGGAACGTGGTTTTAAATTTGGGAAACTGGACCTTTATAAGAGTAAAGCAACAGAGTTTCAAATCGAAGGGGACACGCTGATCCCGCCATTTGTTGCCTTAGAAGGTTTGGGTGAAAACGTGGCGAAGCAAATCGTGAAAGCTCGTCAAGAAGGAGAATTCCTGTCTAAAATGGAACTGCGTAAACGAGGCGGTGCATCGTCAACGCTCGTTGAGAAAATGGATGACATGGGTATTTTAGGCAATATGCCTGATGACAATCAGTTAAGCCTATTTGATGATTTCTTCTGA
- a CDS encoding NADPH-dependent FMN reductase — protein sequence MSKKILFIVGSLRQNSFNKQMAQIAEEMIGDRAEVSYLDYADLPLFNEELEAQGVPAMDRIRKELEAADLVWIFSPVYNWSIPGTVKNLLDWASRSLDPSDHAAASSIQDKFFTVSSLANGESPKAVFKHYRELLPFIRTNVIGEFAGGPINPEAWETGKITLSESLHEKLANQVEEVLQELH from the coding sequence ATGTCTAAAAAAATTCTGTTTATTGTCGGATCATTACGCCAAAACTCATTTAATAAGCAAATGGCGCAAATCGCTGAAGAAATGATTGGCGATCGTGCAGAAGTTTCTTATCTGGATTATGCAGATCTTCCATTGTTTAACGAAGAATTGGAAGCTCAAGGTGTTCCAGCTATGGATCGCATCCGTAAAGAGCTTGAAGCAGCAGACCTTGTCTGGATCTTCTCCCCTGTTTATAACTGGTCAATTCCTGGAACAGTGAAAAACTTATTGGACTGGGCAAGCCGTTCTCTTGATCCAAGCGATCATGCAGCAGCTTCATCAATCCAAGATAAATTCTTTACAGTATCTTCCCTTGCAAATGGGGAATCACCAAAAGCTGTTTTCAAACATTATCGCGAATTGTTGCCGTTTATTCGTACCAATGTTATTGGTGAGTTTGCAGGAGGTCCAATTAATCCTGAAGCATGGGAAACTGGTAAAATTACCTTGTCAGAAAGCCTTCATGAAAAATTGGCTAACCAAGTTGAAGAAGTCCTCCAAGAGCTTCACTAA